Genomic segment of Candidatus Cloacimonadota bacterium:
CTTTTCATAGCTCATCCAAACCTCCAATATTCGCGTTTATCATCATCAAAAAAACCTCGCGTCAAGCCCGGAGGCTTCACGCCAAAAAGCGATTCCGCTGCCTTTTTCAGGCAACCATCAAATTCCAGAACATTCAGGCGAAAACCGCCACGATTTCCTATTTTAAAGCCTTGGTTTTTTCCCAGGTGAAATTCGGTTCTTCACGCCCAAAATGGCCATAAGCGGCTGTGGGCAGGAAAATAGGCCTTCTTAGGTCAAGATATTCGATGATTCCTTTAACTGTCAAGGGAAAACTATCACGAATGAGTTTTTCCAATTCCTGATCCCCAATCCTGCCGCTGCCAAAAGTCTCCGCCATCAAGGAAACCGGCTCGCTTTCGCCAATCACAAAACTAAGCTGCACAAGGCATTCCGCCGCCAAACCGGATTCCACCACGCTCTTCGCGATGTGGCGCGTCATATAGGTTGCACTGCGGTCAACTTTGGTGGCATCCTTGCCCGAAAATGCGCCACCACCGTGCTGAGCCCAACCGCCATAGGTATCCACAATGATTTTGCGTCCTGTTAGTCCGGTATCGGCTGCTGGACCTCCGTTTTCCCACATCCCGCGAGGGTTAATCATAATCCGGTAATCCGCGGCGTGAAAACTGCTGCAGGAATCGCTTTCCATCTCTTCCACCGTGGGTTTGATGACCAGTTTTTCAATCATCCGTTTCATTTCGGCAAATTCAGCGGGGTTTTTGTGAAGGTGATGGGTGGAAATGACCACGGTTTCCAAAGAGGAGGGTCTGCGTCCACAATAGCGCAGGCTCACCTGGGATTTGGAATCTGGCAAAAGGCCGGGAATCTGTCCGTCTTTGCGTGCTTTGGCGAGGTTTTGCATCAAAAGATGGGACATCGCGATGGGCACCGGCATCGAAAATTTTGTCTGGTTGCAGGCATAACCGAACATCAGGCCTTGGTCGCCGGCGCCTTCATTGGTTTGCAGCTCAACGGTTTGGGCATGCAAAAGGTTTTCGATAACGCAGGTCTTTGCGTCGAAACCGAGGTTTGGTACCACGTAGCCGATGTCGGAAATCACCTTGCGGACGATTGATTCCACGTCCAATTTAATATCCCCAGAGGTGGAAACCTCTCCGGAAAGCACCACTCTATTTGTGGTGGCAAGTGTTTCGCAGGCAACCCGGGCATACGGGTCTTCCTTCAGGTAGGCATCCAGAATGGCATCCGAAATCTGGTCGCAAACCTTGTCTGGATGTCCCTCCGATACCGATTCGGAGGTGAAAACGTATTCGTTTTTGTCGCAGGGCACAGCAGCGTGCAAAGCAGTCATTCTATACTCCTTTTTTTTAATATCTCGTTTTAGGATGGCTTTGCAGCGGATAAAAAAAATCCGGCTGCTAAAGCCGGATGGATAAATACCGAACTTTAGCACATATTTTCTGCGGAGCAAAGGTTAAATCACCGCAATCAACAAAATTATGGTACATCTCGGGGGATTCGAACCCCCGACCCACTGATTAAGAGTCAGTTGCTCTACCAACTGAGCTAGAGATGCACCGCATTGGCGTCATATTTTTCAGTGCCCTCACCATGTCAAGATAAATGGTGGAAAACATATTTCACCTTTATCCTGAATAATTGGCACCATTTGTCAATCCACGCATTCACGGCATCCTGAAGGGTGACTCCTGCTTGCCGCCTTTGGTATTCCTTATGTTTCATAAGGCAACCATAAGCCAGACAAAGAGATAGGGCTTGGAGACCCGCTTTTCAACAGACTCGTTCCATATATATGAAGACTGTTTTTGTTAACCGAAATCGGTGAAGCTCCCTTGCCTCTGGCTCATGAGTGCGTCGTTCATGCCCAAGGAACATCGCGTAAAGGCTTAGCGATGCTCATGGGATGCTCCCAAGTTACACCTGAGCCACCGCCTTGCAGCAGTGAAGCGGGAAGATTTTTGGCTCATTTTTGCCAGGCTTGAGGAGCTTGAAAGCCTGATGAAAAAACCGATTTTACAAGATGGCGGTATTGGGTTATATTATTTTAAAATGAATTTTTTACATGGAGAAAGGACAACAAATGACAGATAGAATTGAGATCAGCATCGTTAAGGAAGCCGATCCGGAGCAAATCCTGGCGCTTTATCGTCATCAGGGTTGGTGGGAAAAAGACGAAAACCCTCAATATCTGGAGACGGTGAAAAGCATCGTGGAAAACAGTTTTTGCTTCGCGATTGCAAAATTGGGGGATAAAATCGTGGGTATGGGACGCAGCATCAGCGATGGCAACAGCGACGCCTATATCCAGGACGTGGTGGTACACAGCGATTTACGCGGCCAAGGCATCGGTGCCGGAATCATGAAAAAGATTTTGGAACACCTCCACAAACACAAAATCCAGTGGATTGGCCTCATTTCGGAACCGGGGCAGGAAGATTTTTATGGAAAGCTGGGGTTTTTGCAGATGCCGAATTACACACCCATGCTGTTGGAAATGCCCAAAGAAAAGGACACCCATGTTTGAACTGAGACCCCTGACCCCGGATGAAATCCCAATTTTAAAGAACTTTTTGGAACCCTACCCACGCCAATCCTGTGACTACGCGATTTTTAACCTGATGACCTGGGGAAAAATCTATAACAACCACTATGCCATCTGGCGCGAACACCTGATAATCTACAACCAAATGCATACCAACGTGTTTTTTCCTGTGGGACCGGGACTTAGCTCCGCTGAGCTGCGAGAATTAATCGAATATTTCCGGGAAAGAGACCCGGAGGCGAAGATGGTGTTGGTACCGGATGATTGGCAGCTTTCAAACCCGGACCTGGATCAACATTTCAGGCTTTGGGAAGAGCGGGATTGGGCGGATTATGTATATCCCACGGAACTTATGGTGAGCCTCAGCGGTAGAAAACTGGCGAAAAAGAAAAACTTGATTTCCCAATTCCGGCGCGCTTATCCAGATTACCAAGTACTGCCGCTCACCAAGGATAAACACCCAGTGCTTCTGCGTTTTACAGAAAAATGGAGACGTGAGCGCGGCGCGGAGGGACAATATCTGGACACCGAAATGCAAGCAATCAGAAACAGCTTGGAAATGTGGGACAATATCCCCGCGGAAGGCATCATTATCTGCCATCATAACAAGATTTCCGCCTATTCGGTTTTCTCTCCCCTGAACGCAGATACCGCCACGGTCCACTTCGAAAAATTTGACCCGGATATGAAAGGCAGCGCCCAGATTATCAACTGGGAAACGGCAAAAGTGTTGCAAAACCGCTTCAAATGGATAAATCGGGAGCAGGATATTGGGCTGCGAGGATTGCGGCAGGCGAAACTTTCATATCAGCCCGAGCGATTGGTGCCCTTTATTTTTGGAGAATTAAAACCTTAGAATGGTGATTGCGAGAGGCTTCAGCTTCCAGGTTTTGGTCTGAAAGCCAAGCTGATTAGATAGAGCGCAAACTCCAGCAGAACGATGTTTGCGCCGGTGGGCAGATTCAGCCACCAGGACAGGGCAAATCCTCCGGCAGCGGCAAGAATGGCAACCAGAGCGCTCGCCGCCACGGCTTGATCCAAGCGCCGCACAAGGTTGAAGGCTGTGGCTGCGGGCAAAATGAGCTGGGCGCTCACCAAAATTATTCCCGCGGCGCGCAGCGTGATGACGATATTTGTTGCCAAAAGGATGATGAAAGCATGATCCACAGCCCGTACGGGCAGGCGGAAAAACTCTGCCATTTCCGCATTGTAGGAAAGGTAGAACAGTTCCTTGAAACAGACGACTATGAAGACAAGATTCACCAGCGAAAGCAAGCCCAGTTGCCAAATTTCCGAGGGTGAAGCCAAAAGCACATTTCCAAAGAGGTAGTTCGCCAAATCGAAGGTGTAGCCCCGGCGCAGAGAGATGAGCACGATGCCCAGCGCCATGGAAACACTCAGGAAAATGGTGATGGCATTTGCCTCCTGAAGCTGGTGTCTGCGCGAAAGCCAGGTGATGAGCAAAGCCACCCCCACCACAAAAATCAGGGTCACCAGTTGCAGATGCAAGCCCAAAAGCAGCGCCAAAGCAATGCCGGCAAAGGCGATGTGGGAAAGCGCTTCACCGAGGTAGGAAACCTTGCGCAGGGTCACAAATGGCGAAAACAACGCCAGGGAAAGCGAGGAAAGCAGCGAGGCAAGCAAAGCTTGGAGCAAAAAACCCAGCATCAGTATTCCTTTTCGATCAGGCGCACGGTTTCACCAAAGGTTTTTTGGATGATTTCGGCGTTCACCAATTCGGTTTGCGTGTGGCAGTGCAAGGTTCGGTTCAGACAAATCAGAAAGCTGCAATATTCGGTGAGAATGTTGAGATCGTGGGAGATGGTAACGATGGTTTTACCAGCGTTGTTCAGCTCTTTGAGCAGTTCGAAAAAGCTTTGCACGCCAGGGAGGTCAACCGAGGCTTCCGGCTCGTCCAAAATCAGATATTTGCTGTCGGAAACGATGGCTCTTGCCAAAAAGACGCGCTGCAATTCGCCACCGGAAAGTCCACCCAGTTGCTGGGAAGCCAGATGAGCAATTTTGGTGGTTTCCAGTGCCTTCAAAGCTTTTTGTTTATGGCTTTTGGAGAAGCGCTGACCAAGCTTCAGCCCTCCCGCCAAACCCAGAAGAACCAAATCCAGCGCGGTGGCAGGAAAGCGGCGGTCAAAATCTTCCGCCTGAGGCAGATAGCCCATCGGATTGCGTTTCAGCCACAGATGATGGGGAATGCCGTCAATTTCGATGCTGCCGCTTTGCAAGGGCAAAAAACCCAGAATCAGCTTGATAAGGGTGGATTTTCCCGCGCCGTTGGGGCCGATAATGGCGGCAAATTCACCCTCGGCAAGCTCGAGGCTGATGTCCTCCAAAACAATATTTCCGTCAAAGCGGTGGGAAAGACCGCTGATTTTTATCATTGTCCGTTCGCGGCTTGGGTCCAGATGGAGCGCATCCGCTCCCAATTCGTTTCGATGAGTTCCGTCAAAGTGCTCACATCCAGGCTGGTTCCCAGAGGATCCAGTTCCACAATTTCCAAACCAAATTCATTTGCCAGCACCTGGGCTGATTTTTTATCCATCTGAGGTTCCACGCACACAGCGGTGACGCCGTGTTCCTTGATGAGTTTTCCCAGGCGGGACAGATCTCCGGGGCCAGGTTCATGTCCTGGAGAGCTTTGCACGCTACCCAGGTCGTCGATTTTATAAAGCTCGCTGAAATGGTGGAAGCTGTCGTGAAAGGTGATGAGCGGAGTTTCTTCCAGGCGCTCGCGGTCGGAATTAATGCGCGAATCCAGTGCTTTCAGGGTCGCGCCCAGATTCATGCCATTCTCTTTTATGGTTTCGCTGTGATCCGGGAAAAGCCTTTGCAGCCTGGGAATCAGCTCCCAAACGAGGTGTTGCATCAAGACTGGCGACAGCCAAAGATGAGGGTTGCCATCCTTCCCGGCGGCTTCTTCACCCAAAAGCGCTGAAACTCTCAGATGTCTTTCTCCCAACGCATCAAAAGCTTGATCCAGCTCGGCTTCCAAGCCATAACCATTGGAAAGAGCGAAAACGGCTTCATGCAGGTCGGCAAGTTCTTGAGGGCGAGGGCTGTAGCTATGAGGCGAGGCGTTTGGCGGAATGAGGGTTCGAACCTCAAAATCCGGTCCCATAATTTCCCGCAAGAGCAGTTCGTAGGGATAGATGGAGGCAATCACCAGAGGCTTTGTTTCTTTTTCGGCAGATTTACAACCGAAAATCAACAGCAGTATCAGCAGAAGTGGCAGTATTTTACGCACTTTTCGTCCCCAAGGTGCGCAGGAACTGGGTCAGCAATCTCACGCCCACTCCGGTGGCGCCATAGGGATTCACTCCGTTGGGTTTGTCCTTGAGGGAGGTGCCAGCAATATCCAGATGCAGCCAGGGTTTTGAGCCCACAAACTCTTGGATGAACAGCGCGGCGGTGATGGCTCCAGCCACAGGCGCGCCATTTTTGAGATCGGCAATTTCAGAACGCAAGGATTCCAGATAGGGCTTGTGAAGAGGCAGTTCCCAAACCAGATCACCGGTGTGGTCTGCGGCTTCCTTCATTTTTGCCATCATTTTGTCGTCGTTGCCCAAAACGGCGGTGATTTGGTTGCCCAAGGCTCCCGCTGCGGCACCGGTGAGGGTGGCAATATCAATGATTTTATGCACTTTCATGCGGCTGTTGGCATAGTGGATGGCGTCCACAAGTGTGAGGCGTCCTTCCGCGTCGGTATTGATAACTTCAATCGTTTTGCCAGACATGCTGCGGATAATATCGCCATTGTGGTACGCGCCGCCGGAAATCATGTTTTCGCAGGCGGCGATGACGCCAACCACGTTCACCTTCAGCTTCAAAGTGCTGATGGCGGCAAAGGTTCCGATCACAGCCGCGGCTCCAGCCATATCGCATTTCATGGTCAGCATGCCCTGGGCTGTTTTGATGCAATAGCCACCGCTGTCGTAAGTTAGGCCTTTGCCAACCAGCGCGACGGTCTGGGCTTTGGGGTCGGGATTGCCGTTGTAGTGCATCAGGATGAGTTTCGCTTCTTTTTCCGAGCCCTTGGAAACGGAGAGGAAGGCTTCCATTTTCAGCCTTCTGAGCTTGTCTTCATTGAAAACATCAATGGAGAAACCATATTTAAGGGCTGCTTTTTTGGCAAAATCCGCCAAAGTTTCGGGATAAATCACGTTCGCCGGCTCGTTCACGAGGTCGCGCGCCAGGTTTGTGGCTTCGGCATAAATCCTGCCTTCCAAAATGCCACGGTTGATGTTGCGCGAGGATTTTGGCACCATGGCAAGATGGATGGCTTCCAGCGTGGGGCTCTTTTTATCTTCCAGATATTTATCAAATTTATAGGCAACCAAAAGCGCCGTCTCTGCCAGGATGTGACCAAGGTTTGCTTCGCTCATGGGGCTTTCGAAACCCAGGAAAAACCAGGCTTCTTTCGCCCCGGCGCCCAAAGCGGCGCGGATGGCGGCAGCCATGGTTTCCCGCATTTTATTTGTGGTCAATTCGCTCAAATTCCCCACCCCGCACAGAATCACTTTGCTTCTTTTTTTGGCGTGCAGCAGGGAAAAGCTTTTAACCGCAGCGAAGTCGAATTTGAATTCATCTTCCTTGATGGTGGCGGCAACAGCTTCGCGAACATATTTTGGAAGGTGTTCCAGAGCGCCAACGTCGCCGTTTTCGCCCAACATGATGATGATGGTTTCCATATAATCCACAGGTTTACGCATCAAATCGATTTTCATTGGTGTTTCCTCATTTATCTTTTTATTATCTTAAAAATCTTCACTTAGACCGATGTAGAAAGTTGGCCGGGAATGGGTTTCCAAGTCTGTGAGCCAGGTGACGTCGAAGCTGAGGACCAGGTAGCCCAAATCCAGCCTGGGACCAAAGCCATAACCCAATTTCAGGTCTTTCAGGCGGCTGCCTTCGAAAGGCTGGAAGCTGTCAAAATCGTCAAAAACCGTGCCCAACTCTGCAAACAAGCTTCCCCGGATGTTTGGAATCGTGATGGGCAGCGGGAAAGCCATGCTGATATATTCGAAAAATGGAAAGCGGAATTCGGCTGTGGCGACGGCTTTTTTGCTTCCGCTGATGTTTTCACTCAAGGCGCGGATGCCATAATAGCCTCCCAGGGAAAAACGCTGGGGGCTGTCGCCTTCGCTGATGCCCGCAATTCCTCGCAGGGCAATGGAATAGCGTTTATTGAAAAGCGTGTAGCTGCGCCAATCCAGATAATTTGTAACATAATCCACGCTGCCGTCGCTGAGGCTGAGGCTGAGATCATACATGGCGCGCCAACCCAGCAGAGGACCGGTGGAACCGTAAAGCGCGTTGTCGTGTACCAGCCTCAAACCCGGGGCATAAACCCAAGCCTTGTTTTGGCCTTCAAACAGGTCAAGACTGTCTCCCAGAGCGTGGAGAGTGCCTTTTCGCTGGTAGAACATATTATCCAGTTCCACCCGGAAAAAGCGACTGAAGGGGTAGCGCATCAAAAAATGGAGCCCGGACTGCCGTTCGTGGTAACGATACCAGGTTTCACCCTGGAGACTTGGCCCGCGGAAATAAAATTCGTCGTTCAGATTGAAGACCCCAACGCCATAATCCATCCGCTCTTTCAGATACAGATAGCTGAGGCTGAGATTGGATTCATCCAGTTTTCCAGACACACCGGCGTTGATGCCAATGCCGTGATTTCCCATCATGTCGCTCATGCTAAGTTCCACATAGCCAACGGTTCCCACAGCCGGCGAATATGCCAGCCCACCCCACAGGGCATCCAGAGCAAAGCGTGCGCGATATGGCTTAACCTCTGGCGGGTCAATCTTTTGGGTGGGGCGGTTATCATAACTGAAATCCAACATGAGCTGCAAGGAATCCTCCGCCGC
This window contains:
- a CDS encoding GNAT family N-acetyltransferase, translated to MTDRIEISIVKEADPEQILALYRHQGWWEKDENPQYLETVKSIVENSFCFAIAKLGDKIVGMGRSISDGNSDAYIQDVVVHSDLRGQGIGAGIMKKILEHLHKHKIQWIGLISEPGQEDFYGKLGFLQMPNYTPMLLEMPKEKDTHV
- a CDS encoding zinc ABC transporter substrate-binding protein gives rise to the protein MRKILPLLLILLLIFGCKSAEKETKPLVIASIYPYELLLREIMGPDFEVRTLIPPNASPHSYSPRPQELADLHEAVFALSNGYGLEAELDQAFDALGERHLRVSALLGEEAAGKDGNPHLWLSPVLMQHLVWELIPRLQRLFPDHSETIKENGMNLGATLKALDSRINSDRERLEETPLITFHDSFHHFSELYKIDDLGSVQSSPGHEPGPGDLSRLGKLIKEHGVTAVCVEPQMDKKSAQVLANEFGLEIVELDPLGTSLDVSTLTELIETNWERMRSIWTQAANGQ
- a CDS encoding metal ABC transporter permease yields the protein MLGFLLQALLASLLSSLSLALFSPFVTLRKVSYLGEALSHIAFAGIALALLLGLHLQLVTLIFVVGVALLITWLSRRHQLQEANAITIFLSVSMALGIVLISLRRGYTFDLANYLFGNVLLASPSEIWQLGLLSLVNLVFIVVCFKELFYLSYNAEMAEFFRLPVRAVDHAFIILLATNIVITLRAAGIILVSAQLILPAATAFNLVRRLDQAVAASALVAILAAAGGFALSWWLNLPTGANIVLLEFALYLISLAFRPKPGS
- a CDS encoding leucyl aminopeptidase; the protein is MKIDLMRKPVDYMETIIIMLGENGDVGALEHLPKYVREAVAATIKEDEFKFDFAAVKSFSLLHAKKRSKVILCGVGNLSELTTNKMRETMAAAIRAALGAGAKEAWFFLGFESPMSEANLGHILAETALLVAYKFDKYLEDKKSPTLEAIHLAMVPKSSRNINRGILEGRIYAEATNLARDLVNEPANVIYPETLADFAKKAALKYGFSIDVFNEDKLRRLKMEAFLSVSKGSEKEAKLILMHYNGNPDPKAQTVALVGKGLTYDSGGYCIKTAQGMLTMKCDMAGAAAVIGTFAAISTLKLKVNVVGVIAACENMISGGAYHNGDIIRSMSGKTIEVINTDAEGRLTLVDAIHYANSRMKVHKIIDIATLTGAAAGALGNQITAVLGNDDKMMAKMKEAADHTGDLVWELPLHKPYLESLRSEIADLKNGAPVAGAITAALFIQEFVGSKPWLHLDIAGTSLKDKPNGVNPYGATGVGVRLLTQFLRTLGTKSA
- a CDS encoding methionine adenosyltransferase, with the translated sequence MTALHAAVPCDKNEYVFTSESVSEGHPDKVCDQISDAILDAYLKEDPYARVACETLATTNRVVLSGEVSTSGDIKLDVESIVRKVISDIGYVVPNLGFDAKTCVIENLLHAQTVELQTNEGAGDQGLMFGYACNQTKFSMPVPIAMSHLLMQNLAKARKDGQIPGLLPDSKSQVSLRYCGRRPSSLETVVISTHHLHKNPAEFAEMKRMIEKLVIKPTVEEMESDSCSSFHAADYRIMINPRGMWENGGPAADTGLTGRKIIVDTYGGWAQHGGGAFSGKDATKVDRSATYMTRHIAKSVVESGLAAECLVQLSFVIGESEPVSLMAETFGSGRIGDQELEKLIRDSFPLTVKGIIEYLDLRRPIFLPTAAYGHFGREEPNFTWEKTKALK
- a CDS encoding DUF2156 domain-containing protein; translation: MFELRPLTPDEIPILKNFLEPYPRQSCDYAIFNLMTWGKIYNNHYAIWREHLIIYNQMHTNVFFPVGPGLSSAELRELIEYFRERDPEAKMVLVPDDWQLSNPDLDQHFRLWEERDWADYVYPTELMVSLSGRKLAKKKNLISQFRRAYPDYQVLPLTKDKHPVLLRFTEKWRRERGAEGQYLDTEMQAIRNSLEMWDNIPAEGIIICHHNKISAYSVFSPLNADTATVHFEKFDPDMKGSAQIINWETAKVLQNRFKWINREQDIGLRGLRQAKLSYQPERLVPFIFGELKP
- a CDS encoding metal ABC transporter ATP-binding protein, which gives rise to MIKISGLSHRFDGNIVLEDISLELAEGEFAAIIGPNGAGKSTLIKLILGFLPLQSGSIEIDGIPHHLWLKRNPMGYLPQAEDFDRRFPATALDLVLLGLAGGLKLGQRFSKSHKQKALKALETTKIAHLASQQLGGLSGGELQRVFLARAIVSDSKYLILDEPEASVDLPGVQSFFELLKELNNAGKTIVTISHDLNILTEYCSFLICLNRTLHCHTQTELVNAEIIQKTFGETVRLIEKEY